Proteins encoded within one genomic window of Bombina bombina isolate aBomBom1 chromosome 1, aBomBom1.pri, whole genome shotgun sequence:
- the LOC128658210 gene encoding uncharacterized protein LOC128658210, whose amino-acid sequence MEKCHFHKDTIKFLGYIIFPKGIQLDQEKLTAIANWQTPTSLKSLQRFLGFTNFYRKFINHYSTIVQPLTRLTGKQKYVWDSKAEQAFHYLKDKFTTAPILRLPDPDLPYTLEVDASNVGIGAILLQPGKENALLHPIAYYS is encoded by the coding sequence ATGGAAAAATGTCATTTTCATAAAGACACCATTAAATTCTTGGGATACATAATCTTTCCCAAAGGAATTCAATTGGATCAAGAAAAATTAACAGCTATAGCAAATTGGCAAACTCCCACTTCATTGAAATCATTACAAAGATTCCTAGGTTTCACCAACttttacaggaaattcataaaTCATTATTCCACTATAGTTCAGCCTCTAACCCGTTTGACTGGTAAACAAAAATACGTATGGGATTCAAAGGCAGAACAAGCTTTTCATTATCTAAAAGATAAGTTTACAACAGCACCCATTTTGCGCCTACCTGATCCTGATCTTCCTTACACCCTAGAGGTGGATGCCTCAAATGTCGGAATAGGTGCTATACTCTTACAACCTGGAAAAGAGAATGCACTTCTACATCCCATTGCTTATTATTCCTGA